The Kiritimatiellia bacterium genome has a window encoding:
- a CDS encoding ComEC/Rec2 family competence protein, with product MSVRGAIIAGCGAFVAGIALSWAAPTDATWSVVLPALLPGAAGVALAMAARRVQGAGRSTRGVLAALLLGLAGGWVRHRAAVVSPEREWARIELAADGSAHIAAAALSEAARPRLQLQVAPPADLEVRLVGELELRVPERDDEGRPLADRRGRWWTLRGTIGVTSDVITVRAGERAGRVWTLATPFSRLTGIEVVRGTGPARFVVRRSLNEVASFARSGERQAPLRLIGRVSGDPVVYDFKTVLPVLPQFIEWPAGGTWMQVEGGLVHVTVRPEMPDYARLSSSAAYGRLVEVVGALQLPGGAANPGGFDPRRHLRAGGVQAVMFPAARGGEAPVRLLPAGGEERAPYRSSWVAFSLDLRDRLTRVIKETIPFPASAFVGAVTLGLRYGLQNVPCLLQAPGPFGGCPEFIADEFRAAGISHVLAVSGLHVTILTVMFVGLFSAIRLPRQVYTPLVLAALVVFAIVTGARPSTLRAVIMNGLMLLSWAYLHAGLRASVLLGAPVAAALILAHNPLVLTDPSFTLSFGAILSLGLLTPPVLERLETLRGPRLAAALALGLPAAALAILRWPLVTTPQFWGPALLLGTMVWRAGVILERRGVRGPDWFALGRLPAPLLTFFAAQCAIQIGMMIPLSAYYFARWPLAGAWANLIAIPLIGVIVQLGAIGGLVGLVPGVGIWLSLVLGAANWLASTLFLVLGHVAAATCPYPFVRQPGGWFLWAWYGLCALFVWWRPLREWAVARLAAWQLRPAWVDGVARCLVAALVLVAAAALRPARLERPRLTFLAVGYGGATLIETPSGRRVLVDAGPADPARPWRNEAIRTVLPFLSSRGIRRLDALVLTSPRPERAGGAGWLLDHLWVRELWRPPAFEGIDLGLSVESLAVQFGLPIDSPLAALMHATLVGNPGRYARPSLARALRARAGGALNRWAGWATRVRTARAGEVILRESTPTGEFRIEVLHAALPGTPSPDAGSVVLRVVHGDAVALLTSDLSPADLAQALAGAGGLARADLISAPHHGAPPIPAADRAGAERELEPGLRRVLELTGADVVVAEFGRSSGMPGASTRQREMLVELARQLVQQHLGPGAWFTTATGAVVAESDGRRWMPRAAGAGDIEEDDGTDLMWGL from the coding sequence ATGAGCGTTAGGGGCGCGATCATCGCAGGCTGCGGCGCGTTCGTGGCGGGAATCGCGCTGTCGTGGGCGGCACCGACCGATGCGACGTGGTCCGTGGTGCTGCCGGCGTTGCTGCCGGGGGCAGCGGGCGTCGCGCTCGCGATGGCCGCGCGCCGCGTGCAGGGTGCCGGCCGGTCGACGCGCGGAGTGCTCGCCGCGCTCCTGCTGGGCCTGGCGGGCGGCTGGGTCCGCCACCGGGCCGCGGTGGTTTCACCCGAGCGTGAATGGGCTCGGATCGAGCTGGCCGCGGACGGATCGGCGCATATCGCTGCCGCGGCGCTCTCTGAGGCAGCGCGTCCGCGCTTGCAGCTGCAGGTGGCGCCGCCCGCCGATCTGGAAGTTCGCCTGGTTGGTGAGCTCGAACTGCGGGTGCCCGAACGGGACGACGAGGGACGTCCGCTGGCGGACCGGCGGGGCCGCTGGTGGACGCTGCGCGGCACGATCGGGGTCACGAGCGATGTGATCACTGTACGCGCCGGCGAGCGCGCCGGCCGGGTCTGGACGCTCGCGACGCCGTTTTCGCGGCTGACCGGCATCGAAGTGGTTCGGGGTACCGGGCCGGCGCGGTTTGTGGTGCGGCGTTCTCTAAATGAGGTGGCGTCCTTCGCGCGCTCCGGCGAGCGGCAGGCGCCGCTGCGGCTGATCGGTCGTGTCAGCGGAGATCCGGTCGTTTACGACTTCAAAACAGTGCTGCCGGTCTTGCCGCAGTTTATCGAATGGCCAGCCGGCGGCACGTGGATGCAGGTCGAGGGGGGGCTGGTGCACGTGACGGTCCGGCCCGAGATGCCCGACTATGCTCGGCTGTCCTCCAGCGCGGCGTACGGACGGCTGGTGGAGGTGGTTGGCGCGCTGCAGCTGCCGGGTGGCGCGGCGAACCCCGGCGGTTTCGATCCGCGCCGGCATCTGCGCGCCGGCGGCGTGCAGGCGGTGATGTTTCCGGCGGCGCGCGGCGGCGAGGCGCCGGTGCGGCTGCTGCCGGCCGGTGGTGAGGAGCGTGCGCCGTACCGGTCGTCCTGGGTCGCGTTTTCGTTGGACCTGCGCGACCGACTGACCCGCGTGATCAAGGAGACGATCCCCTTTCCAGCTTCCGCCTTCGTCGGCGCGGTGACGCTCGGTCTGCGGTACGGGCTGCAAAACGTCCCCTGCCTGCTGCAGGCGCCCGGCCCGTTCGGCGGCTGTCCGGAGTTCATTGCGGACGAGTTTCGGGCGGCCGGCATTAGCCATGTGCTGGCGGTGTCCGGGCTGCACGTGACGATTTTAACGGTGATGTTTGTCGGCCTCTTTTCGGCGATCCGGTTGCCGCGTCAGGTGTACACGCCGCTGGTCCTCGCCGCGCTGGTGGTGTTCGCGATTGTCACCGGCGCGCGACCCTCGACGTTGCGCGCGGTGATCATGAACGGCCTGATGTTGTTGAGCTGGGCGTACCTGCATGCAGGGCTGCGGGCCTCGGTGCTGCTGGGTGCGCCGGTGGCGGCCGCACTGATTCTCGCGCACAACCCCCTGGTGCTCACCGACCCCTCCTTTACGTTGTCGTTCGGCGCAATCCTCTCACTGGGACTGCTCACCCCGCCGGTGCTGGAACGGCTCGAGACGCTGCGGGGGCCGCGGCTCGCCGCGGCGCTCGCGCTGGGTCTTCCGGCGGCCGCGCTCGCGATTCTGCGCTGGCCGCTGGTGACAACTCCGCAGTTCTGGGGACCCGCGCTGCTGCTCGGGACGATGGTCTGGCGCGCCGGTGTGATCCTCGAACGGCGTGGCGTCCGCGGGCCGGACTGGTTTGCGCTGGGCCGACTGCCCGCACCGTTGCTCACCTTTTTTGCGGCGCAATGCGCGATTCAGATCGGCATGATGATTCCGCTGTCCGCCTACTATTTCGCCCGCTGGCCGCTGGCGGGAGCATGGGCGAACCTCATCGCGATTCCGCTGATCGGCGTGATCGTGCAGCTGGGCGCGATCGGCGGATTGGTCGGTCTGGTTCCGGGTGTGGGCATCTGGCTCTCACTGGTGCTCGGCGCGGCAAACTGGCTCGCCTCGACGCTGTTTCTGGTGCTCGGTCATGTCGCCGCCGCAACCTGCCCGTATCCGTTCGTGCGCCAGCCGGGCGGTTGGTTCCTGTGGGCCTGGTACGGCCTGTGTGCGCTGTTCGTCTGGTGGCGGCCGCTTCGCGAGTGGGCGGTCGCGCGGTTGGCGGCCTGGCAGCTGCGGCCCGCGTGGGTGGACGGGGTCGCGCGGTGCCTCGTCGCGGCGTTGGTGCTCGTCGCGGCGGCCGCGCTGCGTCCTGCGCGGCTGGAGCGTCCGCGCCTGACGTTCCTGGCCGTCGGCTACGGCGGCGCGACGCTGATCGAAACTCCCAGTGGCCGCCGGGTGCTGGTGGACGCCGGTCCGGCCGATCCCGCTCGCCCGTGGCGCAACGAGGCGATTCGCACGGTGCTGCCATTTCTTTCCTCCCGCGGCATCCGGCGGCTCGACGCGCTGGTGCTGACCTCGCCGCGGCCCGAGCGGGCGGGTGGCGCGGGCTGGTTGCTGGACCACCTCTGGGTGCGCGAGCTGTGGCGGCCGCCCGCCTTCGAAGGTATTGACCTGGGGCTTTCCGTCGAATCGCTCGCGGTGCAGTTCGGACTGCCGATCGATTCCCCGCTCGCCGCGCTGATGCATGCGACCCTCGTCGGCAACCCCGGGCGGTATGCGCGGCCGTCGCTGGCGCGTGCGCTGCGTGCGCGCGCCGGTGGCGCGCTGAACCGATGGGCCGGCTGGGCCACTCGCGTGCGCACCGCGCGTGCCGGCGAGGTGATCCTGCGCGAGAGCACTCCCACCGGCGAGTTCCGCATCGAGGTGCTGCACGCCGCGCTTCCCGGAACCCCTTCGCCTGACGCCGGCTCGGTGGTGCTGCGTGTGGTCCACGGCGATGCGGTTGCGCTGCTGACCTCCGACCTCTCGCCCGCCGATCTTGCGCAGGCGCTCGCCGGCGCCGGCGGGCTCGCCCGCGCGGACCTGATCAGCGCGCCCCACCACGGCGCACCGCCAATCCCCGCGGCGGATCGCGCTGGTGCGGAACGCGAGCTCGAACCGGGTCTCCGCCGGGTGCTGGAGCTAACCGGTGCGGACGTCGTCGTTGCGGAATTTGGGCGATCGTCGGGGATGCCGGGCGCATCAACCCGGCAGCGCGAGATGCTCGTCGAGCTCGCCCGCCAGCTCGTGCAGCAGCACCTCGGCCCCGGCGCGTGGTTCACGACCGCCACCGGCGCTGTTGTCGCCGAGTCCGATGGCCGACGGTGGATGCCCCGTGCTGCCGGTGCCGGGGACATCGAGGAGGACGACGGAACCGATTTGATGTGGGGGTTGTGA
- a CDS encoding NERD domain-containing protein, with amino-acid sequence MARVLTTESSLAERRDAVRSEARRLKRLVPLEAAAAVVCGVLAAVTVARGGRAAPWLAAAGAAVVLAVGHGWKSRQDVEEDRMLRIGRGGEHRVADRLAELDDRHAVFNDLSIRSGLRRAQVDHLVVGPHGVVVIETKNWGGTLSGRATDTTWRQDRPGRPSRRLDNPLRQNRQQVTVVRACLAGAQLGHVPVDPLVVFAAPDVRLNIESDRPLPLVRAEELPRWWSARLAAPPVIGPDDIERVIRRVQEAM; translated from the coding sequence ATGGCCCGGGTGTTGACGACGGAGTCCTCGCTGGCCGAGCGCCGAGATGCGGTGCGGTCGGAGGCGCGACGGCTGAAGCGCCTCGTGCCGCTGGAGGCGGCCGCCGCTGTGGTGTGTGGGGTGTTGGCGGCCGTCACGGTGGCGCGCGGCGGTCGCGCGGCACCGTGGCTGGCGGCGGCGGGGGCGGCGGTGGTGCTGGCGGTCGGGCACGGCTGGAAAAGCCGTCAGGACGTAGAAGAAGATCGGATGCTTCGTATCGGACGCGGCGGCGAACACCGCGTCGCCGACCGACTTGCGGAGCTCGACGACCGGCACGCGGTATTCAATGACCTCTCGATCCGCAGCGGTCTGCGCCGCGCTCAGGTGGATCACCTTGTGGTAGGCCCGCACGGCGTCGTGGTGATTGAAACGAAGAACTGGGGCGGCACGCTCAGCGGGCGCGCGACGGACACGACCTGGCGACAGGACCGGCCCGGCCGACCGTCCCGCCGGCTCGACAACCCGCTGCGGCAGAACCGCCAGCAGGTGACCGTGGTGCGGGCGTGTCTGGCCGGCGCGCAGCTTGGCCACGTGCCGGTGGACCCGCTGGTGGTCTTCGCCGCGCCGGACGTGCGGCTGAACATTGAGTCGGACCGGCCCCTGCCGCTGGTTCGGGCGGAGGAGCTGCCGCGCTGGTGGTCCGCGCGGCTTGCCGCGCCGCCCGTGATCGGCCCGGACGACATCGAACGAGTGATCCGCCGCGTCCAGGAGGCGATGTGA
- a CDS encoding TRAM domain-containing protein, producing MTNPLSDSYPRSAPPGWLLLAVSLVAGGAAIRLAWGARPEAPEVVRRHLSVEESAALSLNLGTTLDVLAHPDVPPRVGGRYRVRIEEAARQQADGVARIGGRVTFVSGARAGEVRTVEVISLRGTIAEAVPLGPPESAVPAVQLAQGAAAPPAPPANLHTAVVEGVGSRGDGRVMLDGLPVYIPGAAAGERVVFEIVRRGERSAIGRLVEKLPAEGGAEPVPVPPANLHTAVVEGVGSRGDGRVMLDGLPVYIPGAAAGERVVFEIVRRGERSATGRLVAKLRAEGGGPSGGSGPLRVGDVLEVTITERAYRAPDRDGVARVGGFPVIVPGTQTGQTLRVRILEIRERHAVAERLTDAP from the coding sequence ATGACGAACCCGCTGTCCGATTCCTACCCCCGTTCTGCGCCACCCGGCTGGCTGTTGCTGGCGGTCTCGCTGGTGGCTGGGGGCGCAGCAATTCGACTGGCCTGGGGCGCACGGCCGGAGGCGCCGGAAGTGGTCCGCCGCCACCTGTCGGTAGAGGAGAGCGCGGCGTTGAGCCTCAACCTCGGCACGACGCTCGATGTGCTGGCGCATCCGGACGTGCCGCCGAGGGTGGGCGGTCGCTATCGCGTGCGGATTGAGGAGGCAGCGCGGCAACAGGCGGATGGCGTCGCGCGGATCGGTGGTCGCGTCACATTCGTGAGCGGGGCACGAGCCGGTGAGGTCCGAACGGTGGAGGTGATCTCGCTGCGCGGGACCATTGCGGAGGCGGTGCCGCTGGGCCCACCGGAGTCCGCTGTGCCGGCCGTGCAGCTCGCGCAGGGAGCTGCCGCACCGCCGGCGCCGCCGGCAAACCTGCACACCGCAGTGGTTGAGGGGGTGGGCAGCCGGGGTGACGGGCGCGTGATGCTCGACGGTCTACCGGTGTACATCCCCGGGGCGGCGGCGGGTGAGCGTGTCGTGTTTGAGATTGTGCGGCGCGGGGAGCGGTCCGCGATCGGGCGTCTAGTGGAGAAGCTGCCGGCCGAGGGTGGTGCCGAGCCCGTACCCGTGCCGCCGGCAAACCTGCACACCGCAGTGGTTGAGGGGGTGGGCAGCCGGGGCGACGGGCGCGTGATGCTCGACGGTCTGCCGGTGTACATCCCTGGGGCGGCGGCGGGTGAGCGCGTCGTGTTTGAGATTGTGCGGCGCGGGGAGCGGTCTGCGACCGGGCGGCTGGTTGCGAAGTTGCGGGCGGAGGGCGGTGGACCGTCGGGTGGCAGCGGCCCGCTCAGGGTGGGCGACGTGCTGGAGGTGACCATCACGGAACGCGCGTACCGGGCGCCGGATCGCGACGGGGTTGCGCGCGTCGGCGGATTTCCGGTGATCGTGCCCGGCACGCAGACCGGTCAGACGCTCCGCGTGCGAATCCTCGAGATCCGCGAACGACATGCGGTGGCGGAGCGGTTGACCGATGCCCCCTGA